A genomic segment from Vicugna pacos chromosome 17, VicPac4, whole genome shotgun sequence encodes:
- the MST1 gene encoding hepatocyte growth factor-like protein isoform X1, whose amino-acid sequence MERLPLLLLLMQCSGAPGQRSPLNDFQVLRGTELQHLPHAVGSRPWQEDVADAEECAGRCGPLLDCRAFHYNVSSHGCQLLPWTQHSPHTRLQRSRRCDLFQKKSYVRTCIMDNGVEYRGTVAITVGGLPCQRWSLRFPNDHKYTPTLRNGLEENFCRNPDRDPGGPWCYTTDPAVRFQSCGIKSCREGSLKKIWTTTIAGIQTARSGPGAIPPTHRWSGSSATSPTAGPRHSRATRPRHSTASAGKGRATGARSTPPPRACLASVGTRSTRISIALRRRNTRASEVVGRRWGRTPAGTFGRTSAGTPTDRRRPGASHRGLACAWPSATRSGGARTTCGPRTAITARGNYTGVRSARPARASGASAGLPRRRTSLSEFTPTSAPQAQLEENFCRNPDRDSHGPWCYTTDPGTPFDYCALRRCDNDQPPSILEPPDQVLFAECGKRVTRLDPRRSRLRVVGGQPGNSPWTVSLRNRQGQHFCGGSLVKEQWVLTAQQCFSSCNMPLMGYEVWLGTLFQNPQPGEPGLQRIPVAKMVCGPSGSQLVLLKLERSVTLNQRVALICLPPERYVVPPGTNCEIAGWGETKGTGDNTVLNMALLNVISNQECNGKHRGRVRESEMCTEGLLAPVGACEGDYGGPLACFTHDCWVLQGIIIPNRVCARPRWPAIFTRVSVFVDWIHKVMRLG is encoded by the exons ATGGAGCGGCTCCCACTCCTGCTGCTTCTGATGCAGTGCTCAGGGGCCCCTG GGCAGCGCTCGCCCTTGAATGACTTCCAGGTTCTGCGAGGTACAGAGCTGCAACACCTGCCACATGCAGTGGGGTCCAGGCCTTGGCAAGAGGATGTAGCAGacgctgaggagtgtgcagggcgTTGTGGGCCCCTACTCGACTGCAG ggctTTCCACTACAACGTAAGCAGCCACGGTTGTCAGCTGCTGCCATGGACCCAGCACTCACCTCATACACGGCTGCAGCGCTCCAGGCGCTGCGATCTCTTCCAAAAGAAAA GCTATGTTCGGACCTGCATCATGGACAATGGGGTCGAGTACCGCGGCACCGTGGCCATCACCGTGGGTGGCCTACCCTGCCAGCGCTGGAGCCTCAGGTTCCCCAATGACCACAA GTACACGCCCACGCTCCGGAATGGCTTGGAGGAGAACTTCTGCCGCAACCCGGACAGGGACCCCGGAGGTCCCTGGTGCTATACAACAGACCCTGCCGTGCGCTTCCAGAGTTGCGGCATCAAGTCCTGTCGGGAGG GTTCCTTGAAAAAAATCTGGACGACAACTATTGCCGGAATCCAGACGGCTCGGAGCGGCCCTGGTGCTATACCACCGACCCACAGATGGAGCGGGAGTTCTGCAACCTCCCCCACTGCG GGTCCGAGGCACAGCCGCGCCACGAGGCCACGACACTCAACTGCTTCCGCGGGAAAGGGGAGGGCTACCGGGGCACGGTCAACACCACCGCCGCGGGCGTGCCTTGCCAGCGTTGGGACGCGCAGCACCCGCATCAGCATCGCTTTGCGCCGGAGAAATACGCGTGCAAGTGAGGTGGTGGGCCGCCGCTGGGGGCGTACTCCTGCAG GGACCTTCGGGAGAACTTCTGCCGGAACCCCGACGGATCGGAGGCGCCCTGGTGCTTCACATCGCGGCCTGGCATGCGCGTGGCCTTCTGCTACCAGATCCGGCGGTGCGCGGACGACGTGCGGCCCGAGG ACTGCTATCACGGCGCGGGGGAACTATACCGGGGTTCGGTCAGCAAGACCCGCAAGGGCGTCCGGTGCCAGCGCTGGTCTGCCGAGACGCCGCACAAGCCTCAGTGA GTTCACACCCACCTCCGCCCCACAAGCGCAACTGGAGGAGAACTTCTGCCGGAACCCGGACCGGGATAGTCACGGGCCCTGGTGCTACACCACGGACCCAGGGACCCCGTTTGACTACTGTGCACTGCGGCGCTGCG ATAATGACCAACCGCCGTCCATCCTGGAGCCCCCAG ACCAAGTGCTGTTTGCAGAGTGTGGCAAAAGGGTGACTCGCCTGGACCCACGGCGCTCCAGGCTGCGTGTGGTGGGGGGTCAGCCTGGGAACTCACCCTGGACAGTCAGCTTGCGCAACCG GCAGGGCCAGCACTTCTGCGGAGGCTCCCTAGTGAAGGAGCAGTGGGTACTGACTGCCCAGCAGTGTTTCTCCTCCTG CAACATGCCTCTCATGGGCTATGAGGTGTGGTTGGGCACACTGTTCCAGAACCCGCAGCCTGGGGAGCCAGGCCTGCAGCGCATCCCAGTGGCCAAGATGGTCTGCGGGCCCTCAGGCTCCCAGCTTGTTCTGCTCAAGCTGGAGAG ATCTGTGACCCTGAACCAGCGTGTGGCCCTCATCTGCCTGCCCCCTGAGCGGTATGTGGTGCCTCCAGGCACCAATTGTGAGATTGCAGGCTGGGGCGAGACCAAAG GTACAGGGGACAACACGGTCCTGAACATGGCCCTTCTGAACGTCATCTCCAACCAGGAATGTAATGGCAAGCACCGAGGCCGCGTACGTGAAAGTGAAATGTGCACTGAGGGACTGTTGGCCCCTGTGGGTGCCTGTGAG GGTGACTACGGGGGCCCACTTGCCTGCTTTACCCATGACTGCTGGGTTCTACAGGGAATTATAATCCCCAACCGAGTGTGCGCACGGCCCCGCTGGCCAGCTATCTTCACACGTGTCTCTGTGTTTGTGGACTGGATTCACAAGGTCATGCGGCTGGGCTAG
- the MST1 gene encoding hepatocyte growth factor-like protein isoform X2 yields the protein MGSSTAAPWPSPWVAYPASAGASGSPMTTSTRPRSGMAWRRTSAATRTGTPEVPGAIQQTLPCASRVAASSPVGRPLAFCAMARITVARWTAPNQGASVSDGTCSTRTRTLLSRASSLKKIWTTTIAGIQTARSGPGAIPPTHRWSGSSATSPTAGPRHSRATRPRHSTASAGKGRATGARSTPPPRACLASVGTRSTRISIALRRRNTRASEVVGRRWGRTPAGTFGRTSAGTPTDRRRPGASHRGLACAWPSATRSGGARTTCGPRTAITARGNYTGVRSARPARASGASAGLPRRRTSLSEFTPTSAPQAQLEENFCRNPDRDSHGPWCYTTDPGTPFDYCALRRCDNDQPPSILEPPDQVLFAECGKRVTRLDPRRSRLRVVGGQPGNSPWTVSLRNRQGQHFCGGSLVKEQWVLTAQQCFSSCNMPLMGYEVWLGTLFQNPQPGEPGLQRIPVAKMVCGPSGSQLVLLKLERSVTLNQRVALICLPPERYVVPPGTNCEIAGWGETKGTGDNTVLNMALLNVISNQECNGKHRGRVRESEMCTEGLLAPVGACEGDYGGPLACFTHDCWVLQGIIIPNRVCARPRWPAIFTRVSVFVDWIHKVMRLG from the exons ATGGGGTCGAGTACCGCGGCACCGTGGCCATCACCGTGGGTGGCCTACCCTGCCAGCGCTGGAGCCTCAGGTTCCCCAATGACCACAA GTACACGCCCACGCTCCGGAATGGCTTGGAGGAGAACTTCTGCCGCAACCCGGACAGGGACCCCGGAGGTCCCTGGTGCTATACAACAGACCCTGCCGTGCGCTTCCAGAGTTGCGGCATCAAGTCCTGTCGGGAGG CCGCTTGCCTTCTGTGCAATGGCGAGGATTACCGTGGCTCGGTGGACCGCACCGAATCAGGGCGCGAGTGTCAGCGATGGGACCTGCAGCACCCGCACCCGCACCCTTTTGAGCCGAGCAA GTTCCTTGAAAAAAATCTGGACGACAACTATTGCCGGAATCCAGACGGCTCGGAGCGGCCCTGGTGCTATACCACCGACCCACAGATGGAGCGGGAGTTCTGCAACCTCCCCCACTGCG GGTCCGAGGCACAGCCGCGCCACGAGGCCACGACACTCAACTGCTTCCGCGGGAAAGGGGAGGGCTACCGGGGCACGGTCAACACCACCGCCGCGGGCGTGCCTTGCCAGCGTTGGGACGCGCAGCACCCGCATCAGCATCGCTTTGCGCCGGAGAAATACGCGTGCAAGTGAGGTGGTGGGCCGCCGCTGGGGGCGTACTCCTGCAG GGACCTTCGGGAGAACTTCTGCCGGAACCCCGACGGATCGGAGGCGCCCTGGTGCTTCACATCGCGGCCTGGCATGCGCGTGGCCTTCTGCTACCAGATCCGGCGGTGCGCGGACGACGTGCGGCCCGAGG ACTGCTATCACGGCGCGGGGGAACTATACCGGGGTTCGGTCAGCAAGACCCGCAAGGGCGTCCGGTGCCAGCGCTGGTCTGCCGAGACGCCGCACAAGCCTCAGTGA GTTCACACCCACCTCCGCCCCACAAGCGCAACTGGAGGAGAACTTCTGCCGGAACCCGGACCGGGATAGTCACGGGCCCTGGTGCTACACCACGGACCCAGGGACCCCGTTTGACTACTGTGCACTGCGGCGCTGCG ATAATGACCAACCGCCGTCCATCCTGGAGCCCCCAG ACCAAGTGCTGTTTGCAGAGTGTGGCAAAAGGGTGACTCGCCTGGACCCACGGCGCTCCAGGCTGCGTGTGGTGGGGGGTCAGCCTGGGAACTCACCCTGGACAGTCAGCTTGCGCAACCG GCAGGGCCAGCACTTCTGCGGAGGCTCCCTAGTGAAGGAGCAGTGGGTACTGACTGCCCAGCAGTGTTTCTCCTCCTG CAACATGCCTCTCATGGGCTATGAGGTGTGGTTGGGCACACTGTTCCAGAACCCGCAGCCTGGGGAGCCAGGCCTGCAGCGCATCCCAGTGGCCAAGATGGTCTGCGGGCCCTCAGGCTCCCAGCTTGTTCTGCTCAAGCTGGAGAG ATCTGTGACCCTGAACCAGCGTGTGGCCCTCATCTGCCTGCCCCCTGAGCGGTATGTGGTGCCTCCAGGCACCAATTGTGAGATTGCAGGCTGGGGCGAGACCAAAG GTACAGGGGACAACACGGTCCTGAACATGGCCCTTCTGAACGTCATCTCCAACCAGGAATGTAATGGCAAGCACCGAGGCCGCGTACGTGAAAGTGAAATGTGCACTGAGGGACTGTTGGCCCCTGTGGGTGCCTGTGAG GGTGACTACGGGGGCCCACTTGCCTGCTTTACCCATGACTGCTGGGTTCTACAGGGAATTATAATCCCCAACCGAGTGTGCGCACGGCCCCGCTGGCCAGCTATCTTCACACGTGTCTCTGTGTTTGTGGACTGGATTCACAAGGTCATGCGGCTGGGCTAG